A single genomic interval of Saccharothrix saharensis harbors:
- a CDS encoding FdhF/YdeP family oxidoreductase, with protein MDRNPPRQDIDESQLDVSEPKRWAAGIPGVAVSLRRGVEQMGVARTATTLKLLNQREGFDCPGCAWPEPQGHRKLAEFCENGAKAVAEEATRRRVGPDFFAAHPIAELAGKTDYWLGQQGRITEPVVLREGATHYEPIDWHDAFSLIASHLNGLASPDEAVFYTSGRTSNEAAFLYQLLVRSFGTNNLPDCSNMCHESSGAALSETTGIGKGSVSIDDFNRADLIVVVGQNPGTNHPRMLSALEEAKRGGAKVVAVNPLPEAGLLRFKNPQNVRGLVGAGTKLADEFLQIRLGGDQALFQAAGNLLLSWDAVDTGFVEGFTEGFAQYADHVRRLDWESVDTATGLPRAQVELFARMLAESQRTIFCWAMGLTQHKHSVPTIREIANVALLRGMIGKPGAGLCPVRGHSNVQGDRTMGIWEKMPEKFLSALETEFGIDVPRKHGFDTVASIRAMRDGAAKVFFAVGGNFVAATPDTAVTEAAVRGLDLTVHVSTKLNRSHVVHGRTALILPTLGRTESDLQHTGEQFVTVEDSMSVVHRSRGRLTPASDRLLSEVSIVCRLARAVLGPDHPVPWEEFEKDYDLVRDRIARVVPGCDDYNTRVRRPDGFVLPHAPRDAREFTGTRSGKAHFSANDLTVLRVPEGRLLLQTMRSHDQYNTTIYGLDDRYRGVKDGRRVVFVSPEDLDALDLLDGQHVDLVSEWPDDPTGVTERRAERFRLVAYPTAKGCAAAYFPEANSLVPLDSTATVSGTPTSKSIVVRLEKVD; from the coding sequence ATGGACCGCAACCCGCCCCGGCAGGACATCGACGAGTCGCAGCTCGACGTGAGCGAGCCCAAGCGGTGGGCGGCGGGCATCCCCGGCGTGGCCGTGTCGCTGCGGCGCGGGGTGGAGCAGATGGGCGTGGCGCGGACCGCGACCACGTTGAAGCTGCTCAACCAGCGCGAGGGCTTCGACTGCCCCGGCTGCGCGTGGCCGGAGCCGCAGGGGCACCGCAAGCTGGCCGAGTTCTGCGAGAACGGCGCGAAGGCGGTGGCCGAGGAGGCGACCAGGCGGCGCGTCGGCCCGGACTTCTTCGCCGCGCACCCGATCGCCGAGCTGGCCGGCAAGACCGACTACTGGCTGGGCCAGCAGGGCCGCATCACCGAGCCGGTGGTGCTGCGCGAGGGCGCCACGCACTACGAGCCGATCGACTGGCACGACGCGTTCTCGCTGATCGCCTCGCACCTCAACGGCCTGGCGAGCCCGGACGAGGCCGTGTTCTACACGTCCGGCCGCACCAGCAACGAGGCCGCGTTCCTGTACCAGCTCCTGGTGCGCTCGTTCGGCACGAACAACCTGCCGGACTGCTCGAACATGTGCCACGAGTCGTCCGGCGCGGCGCTGTCGGAGACGACCGGCATCGGCAAGGGCTCGGTGAGCATCGACGACTTCAACCGCGCCGACCTGATCGTGGTGGTGGGCCAGAACCCGGGCACGAACCACCCGCGGATGCTGTCGGCGTTGGAGGAGGCCAAGCGCGGCGGCGCGAAGGTCGTGGCGGTGAACCCGCTGCCGGAAGCGGGGTTGCTGCGGTTCAAGAACCCGCAGAACGTGCGCGGGCTGGTGGGCGCGGGCACGAAGCTGGCCGACGAGTTCCTGCAGATCCGGTTGGGCGGTGACCAGGCGCTGTTCCAGGCCGCGGGCAACCTGCTGCTGTCCTGGGACGCGGTGGACACCGGGTTCGTGGAGGGCTTCACGGAGGGGTTCGCCCAGTACGCCGACCACGTGCGGCGGCTGGACTGGGAGTCGGTCGACACGGCCACCGGGCTGCCGCGCGCGCAGGTGGAGCTGTTCGCCCGGATGCTGGCGGAGTCGCAGCGGACGATCTTCTGCTGGGCCATGGGGTTGACGCAGCACAAGCACTCCGTGCCGACGATCCGCGAGATCGCGAACGTGGCGCTGCTGCGCGGCATGATCGGCAAACCGGGCGCGGGCCTGTGCCCGGTGCGCGGCCACTCCAACGTGCAGGGCGACCGGACCATGGGCATCTGGGAGAAGATGCCGGAGAAGTTCCTGTCCGCGCTGGAGACCGAGTTCGGCATCGACGTGCCGCGCAAGCACGGGTTCGACACGGTGGCGTCGATCCGGGCCATGCGCGACGGCGCGGCGAAGGTGTTCTTCGCCGTGGGCGGGAACTTCGTGGCGGCCACCCCGGACACGGCGGTGACCGAGGCGGCCGTGCGCGGGCTGGACCTGACCGTGCACGTGTCGACCAAGCTGAACCGGTCGCACGTGGTGCACGGCCGCACGGCGTTGATCCTGCCCACGTTGGGCCGCACGGAGAGCGACCTCCAGCACACCGGCGAGCAGTTCGTCACGGTCGAGGACTCGATGTCGGTCGTGCACCGCTCGCGCGGCCGGCTGACCCCGGCGAGCGACCGGCTGCTGTCGGAGGTGTCGATCGTGTGCCGGTTGGCACGGGCCGTGCTCGGCCCGGACCACCCGGTGCCGTGGGAGGAGTTCGAGAAGGACTACGACCTGGTCCGCGACCGGATCGCGCGGGTCGTGCCCGGCTGCGACGACTACAACACCCGGGTGCGCCGGCCGGACGGTTTCGTGCTGCCGCACGCGCCGCGCGACGCCCGGGAGTTCACCGGCACCCGGTCCGGCAAGGCGCACTTCTCGGCCAACGACCTCACCGTGCTGCGGGTGCCGGAGGGTCGGCTGCTGTTGCAGACCATGCGCAGCCACGACCAGTACAACACCACGATCTACGGCCTGGACGACCGCTACCGGGGTGTCAAGGACGGCCGGCGGGTCGTGTTCGTCAGCCCCGAGGACCTGGACGCGCTCGACCTGCTCGACGGGCAGCACGTGGACCTGGTCAGCGAGTGGCCGGACGACCCGACCGGCGTCACGGAACGGCGGGCCGAGCGGTTCCGGCTGGTGGCCTACCCGACCGCGAAGGGCTGCGCGGCGGCGTACTTCCCGGAGGCGAACTCGTTGGTGCCGCTGGACTCCACGGCCACCGTGTCGGGCACGCCGACGTCGAAGTCCATCGTGGTGCGGCTGGAGAAGGTCGACTGA
- a CDS encoding ArsR/SmtB family transcription factor, with product MADEQVELIRDPKTLRALAHPLRWKLLDVLATYGPSTATRCAELLSESVASCSYHLNMLAQYGFVAEVPGKGRQKPWRLVRREQSWSSIGMDDEAALAAEAAGDAFLEKEFASIRERFRIKDREPLEWREQMGTFATTEFLTAEEAAELHARMAELFKPYADRHENEVARPEGARPVRYFLATTVAPRRD from the coding sequence ATGGCCGACGAACAGGTAGAGCTGATCCGGGATCCGAAGACGCTCCGGGCGCTCGCCCACCCGCTGCGGTGGAAGCTCCTCGACGTGTTGGCCACCTACGGGCCGTCGACCGCGACCCGGTGCGCGGAGCTGCTGAGCGAGAGCGTCGCCAGTTGCTCCTACCACCTCAACATGCTGGCCCAGTACGGGTTCGTGGCCGAAGTGCCCGGCAAGGGCAGGCAGAAGCCGTGGCGGCTGGTGCGCCGCGAGCAGAGCTGGTCGTCCATCGGGATGGACGACGAGGCCGCGCTCGCCGCCGAGGCCGCCGGTGACGCGTTCCTGGAGAAGGAGTTCGCCTCGATCCGCGAGCGCTTCCGGATCAAGGACCGCGAACCGCTGGAGTGGCGCGAGCAGATGGGGACGTTCGCGACCACCGAGTTCCTGACCGCCGAGGAGGCGGCCGAGTTGCACGCCCGGATGGCCGAGCTCTTCAAGCCCTACGCCGACCGGCACGAGAACGAGGTCGCCCGCCCGGAAGGCGCCCGTCCGGTGCGCTACTTCCTGGCCACCACCGTGGCGCCGCGCCGCGACTAG
- a CDS encoding tetratricopeptide repeat protein, with translation MSDVRNEVSGTVFGSVLQVGRLAAPIAAASVTPASLPVDEGFVGRAAELAEVREFLSPGGEGTALAVVGLAGVGKSALVVRAAHLAVEAGWFPGGVLFVDAQGYREDRRLDADDALAALLRALGVPGEAVPPGRGEREALYRSQLAARPAVLVVVDNASSADQVLPLRPAGQAHRLVLTSRDNLPVPRARRIELDVMSRSEAAAVLEDAVRAVDPDDDRVTADPAAAGALAEACGYLPLALRILAEVVADRRAEDLSRFARSVAAAHDRLGKLAYDSIDVRTAFDASYGRLSDEQARLFRLAALHPGRTVTVATAAALAGVTAVDAEELLVRLRRAHLLQPGLVADEYRFHDLLRIYAAERCVEVEDTQTRQAAERALVRYYLAHVKGVHSHLDPGATQHEVFSDRLTSLTWFDGELHNLLPLLELAARNGWHEDVRDVGQAALRYFDLRRPAEWIPVCSLVLASTRALGDRLGEGRAISDLGTAYHRQRRFDVAMDHLRTAAALLREVGSPRDQARSLNRIAASYAVTGHFPEAVRHFELSAGMYRTVADAEGEAQCLTNLAKVHRHAGEPAEAVAVYRRALDLSRRVGDRDGEGDCLNGLGIAYDLLGAHDEAEGHYLAALDAHREAGNRLAEMQVLNNLGLTLQHAARSAEALRHHERGLATAREIGYAYGEAISVRNLGLAYWSLNRRKAAVDHLRRAAGLLDEANDPKLAESALDAIRRIEAEGRGVRRWLRRPSRWVKDLMSLSEYSLSVWTRNG, from the coding sequence GTGAGCGATGTCCGCAACGAGGTCAGCGGCACGGTGTTCGGCTCGGTGCTGCAAGTCGGGCGGTTGGCCGCGCCGATCGCGGCGGCGTCGGTGACGCCCGCGAGCCTGCCGGTGGACGAGGGCTTCGTGGGCCGCGCGGCGGAGCTGGCCGAGGTGCGCGAGTTCCTGTCACCCGGTGGGGAGGGGACCGCGCTGGCCGTGGTCGGCCTGGCCGGGGTGGGCAAGTCGGCACTGGTCGTCCGCGCCGCGCACCTGGCGGTCGAGGCCGGGTGGTTCCCCGGTGGCGTGTTGTTCGTGGACGCCCAGGGTTACCGGGAGGACCGGCGGCTGGACGCGGATGACGCGCTGGCGGCGTTGCTCCGCGCCCTCGGCGTGCCCGGTGAGGCCGTCCCACCGGGCCGGGGCGAGCGGGAAGCGCTGTACCGGTCGCAGCTCGCGGCACGCCCGGCCGTGCTGGTCGTCGTGGACAACGCGTCGTCGGCCGATCAGGTGCTGCCGTTGCGGCCCGCCGGGCAGGCGCACCGGCTGGTGCTGACCAGCCGCGACAACCTGCCCGTGCCGAGGGCACGCCGGATCGAGCTGGACGTGATGAGCCGCTCGGAGGCCGCGGCCGTGCTGGAGGACGCGGTCCGGGCGGTCGACCCGGACGACGACCGCGTCACCGCGGATCCCGCCGCTGCCGGTGCGTTGGCCGAGGCGTGCGGGTATCTGCCGCTGGCGCTGCGGATCCTCGCCGAGGTGGTTGCCGACCGACGTGCCGAGGACCTGTCGCGATTCGCCCGGTCCGTTGCCGCGGCCCACGACCGGTTGGGCAAACTGGCTTACGACTCGATCGACGTCCGCACGGCGTTCGACGCCTCGTACGGGAGGCTGTCCGACGAGCAGGCGCGGCTGTTCCGCCTCGCGGCACTCCACCCGGGCCGCACGGTGACGGTCGCGACAGCGGCCGCGTTGGCCGGCGTCACGGCCGTCGACGCGGAGGAACTGCTGGTCCGACTGCGCCGCGCGCACCTGCTCCAGCCTGGTCTGGTGGCCGACGAGTACCGGTTCCACGACCTGCTGCGCATCTACGCCGCCGAACGGTGTGTCGAGGTGGAAGACACGCAGACCCGTCAGGCGGCAGAGCGCGCTCTGGTCCGCTACTACCTGGCACACGTCAAGGGTGTGCACAGCCATCTGGATCCCGGTGCGACACAGCACGAGGTGTTCTCCGATCGGCTCACGTCGTTGACGTGGTTCGACGGCGAGCTGCACAACCTGCTGCCGCTGCTGGAACTCGCGGCGCGCAACGGGTGGCACGAGGACGTCAGGGACGTGGGTCAGGCGGCGCTCCGGTACTTCGACCTGCGCCGGCCCGCGGAGTGGATCCCGGTCTGCTCGCTGGTCCTCGCCTCGACCCGGGCGCTCGGCGACCGCCTCGGTGAAGGTCGGGCGATCAGCGACCTGGGCACCGCGTACCACCGGCAGCGGCGGTTCGACGTGGCGATGGACCACCTCCGGACCGCGGCGGCGTTGCTGCGCGAGGTCGGTTCACCGCGTGACCAGGCGCGCTCGCTCAACCGCATCGCGGCGTCGTACGCGGTGACCGGTCACTTCCCGGAGGCGGTCCGGCACTTCGAGCTGAGCGCGGGGATGTACCGGACCGTCGCTGACGCGGAAGGCGAGGCTCAGTGCTTGACCAACTTGGCCAAGGTGCACCGGCACGCGGGCGAACCGGCCGAGGCGGTCGCGGTCTACCGGCGCGCCCTGGACCTGAGCCGGCGGGTCGGGGACCGGGACGGCGAAGGGGATTGCCTGAACGGCTTGGGCATTGCCTACGACCTGCTCGGCGCGCACGACGAGGCCGAGGGCCACTATCTGGCCGCGCTCGACGCTCACCGGGAGGCGGGCAACCGGCTCGCCGAGATGCAGGTGCTCAACAACCTGGGGCTGACGCTGCAGCACGCCGCCAGGTCCGCGGAGGCGCTGCGCCACCACGAGCGAGGCCTGGCGACCGCCCGGGAGATCGGCTACGCGTACGGCGAAGCGATCTCCGTCCGGAACCTGGGACTGGCCTACTGGTCGCTGAACCGGCGGAAGGCGGCCGTCGACCACCTGCGGCGTGCGGCCGGGCTGCTGGACGAGGCCAACGACCCGAAGTTGGCCGAGAGCGCCCTCGATGCCATCCGGCGGATCGAGGCCGAGGGCCGTGGTGTGCGGCGCTGGCTGCGGCGGCCCTCCCGGTGGGTGAAAGACCTGATGTCGTTGTCGGAGTACTCGCTCTCGGTTTGGACGAGGAACGGCTGA
- a CDS encoding phytoene desaturase family protein — protein sequence MDTYDVVVVGGGHNALVAASYLARAGRTVLVLEKLDHVGGAAVSEQAFPGVPARLSRYSYLVSLLPDRIVADLGLRVALRSRAASSYTPGGDLLVERVPGEATAASFRALTGSDAEWERWRRWYDDLAVLAEALSPTMLEPLLSREHARLRVDSVARMRLWDQVVERPLGETLEELFADDVVRGVVATDALIGTHTSLHDLKANRCFLYHVIGNGTGEWQVPVGGMGAVTGELLRVAREAGAEVVTGAEVTRVEVDGVTGEVEYDGRTVGAKFVLSGVAPSTLDLLRGRPARSVAEGCQVKVNMLLERLPRFRSGVDPRVAFAGTLHIDESYRQLETAYRESAAGQVPSVLPSEMYCHTLTDPSILAPELVERGWHTLTLFGLHTPAALFEQDNAGLRDELVGRYLAGLDAHLAEPIESCLARDADGRPCLEARTPLDLEAELGLPRGNIFHDELAWPFAEHEDEVGRWGVETDVANLFVCGAGARRGGGVSGIAGHNAAMAVLER from the coding sequence GTGGATACCTACGACGTGGTGGTGGTCGGCGGCGGGCACAACGCGCTGGTGGCGGCCTCCTACCTGGCACGGGCGGGCCGCACGGTGCTGGTGCTGGAGAAGCTGGACCACGTCGGCGGCGCGGCGGTGAGCGAGCAGGCGTTCCCGGGCGTGCCGGCGCGGTTGTCGCGCTACTCGTACCTGGTCAGCCTGCTGCCGGACCGGATCGTGGCCGACCTCGGGCTGCGCGTGGCGCTGCGGTCGCGAGCGGCGTCGTCGTACACGCCCGGTGGCGACCTGCTGGTGGAACGCGTGCCGGGTGAGGCGACCGCCGCGTCGTTCCGGGCGCTGACCGGGTCGGACGCCGAGTGGGAGCGGTGGCGCCGGTGGTACGACGACCTGGCGGTGCTGGCCGAGGCGTTGTCGCCGACGATGCTGGAACCCCTGCTGTCCCGGGAGCACGCACGGCTGCGCGTCGACTCGGTGGCCCGGATGCGGTTGTGGGACCAGGTCGTGGAACGGCCGCTCGGGGAGACGTTGGAGGAGCTGTTCGCCGACGACGTCGTGCGCGGGGTCGTCGCCACGGACGCGTTGATCGGCACGCACACGTCGTTGCACGACCTGAAGGCCAACCGGTGCTTCCTCTACCACGTGATCGGCAACGGCACGGGGGAGTGGCAGGTTCCGGTGGGCGGGATGGGCGCGGTGACCGGCGAGCTGCTGCGGGTGGCGCGGGAGGCCGGCGCGGAGGTCGTGACGGGGGCCGAGGTGACGCGGGTCGAGGTGGACGGCGTCACGGGTGAGGTCGAGTACGACGGCCGCACGGTCGGCGCGAAGTTCGTGCTGTCGGGCGTCGCACCGTCCACCTTGGACCTCCTGCGCGGTCGTCCGGCCCGGTCGGTCGCCGAGGGCTGCCAGGTCAAGGTGAACATGCTGCTGGAACGGCTGCCCCGGTTCCGCAGCGGCGTCGACCCGCGGGTGGCGTTCGCCGGGACGCTGCACATCGACGAGTCGTACCGGCAGCTGGAGACGGCGTACCGGGAGAGCGCCGCGGGGCAGGTGCCGTCGGTGCTGCCGTCGGAGATGTACTGCCACACGCTGACCGACCCGTCGATCCTCGCGCCCGAGCTGGTCGAGCGCGGGTGGCACACGTTGACGTTGTTCGGGCTGCACACCCCGGCGGCGCTGTTCGAGCAGGACAACGCCGGGCTGCGGGACGAGCTGGTGGGCCGCTACCTGGCCGGGTTGGACGCCCACCTGGCGGAGCCGATCGAGTCGTGCCTGGCGCGGGACGCCGACGGCCGGCCGTGCCTGGAAGCCCGCACGCCGCTGGACCTGGAGGCGGAACTGGGCCTGCCGCGCGGCAACATCTTCCACGACGAGCTGGCGTGGCCGTTCGCCGAGCACGAGGACGAGGTCGGCCGGTGGGGCGTGGAGACCGACGTGGCGAACCTGTTCGTGTGCGGCGCGGGCGCACGTCGCGGCGGCGGGGTCAGCGGGATCGCCGGCCACAACGCGGCGATGGCCGTGCTGGAGCGCTGA
- a CDS encoding MFS transporter small subunit, whose product MNQRWLVVFAWLWVGVPLAYGLVELIRKVTALFTG is encoded by the coding sequence GTGAACCAGCGGTGGTTGGTCGTGTTCGCGTGGCTCTGGGTCGGCGTGCCCCTGGCCTACGGGCTGGTCGAGCTGATCCGCAAGGTGACGGCGTTGTTCACTGGTTAG
- a CDS encoding OFA family MFS transporter, which yields MGFLDRSRTIAPPGWNRWLIPPAALSVHLAIGQAYAWSVFKPPLEGALDLTGTQSALPFQLGIVMLGLSAAFGGTLVERNGPRWAMFVSATCFSSGFLISALGAWTQQYWLVVVGYGFVGGIGLGIGYISPVSTLIKWFPDRPGMATGIAIMGFGGGALIASPWSAQMLESFGRDSGGIARTFLVHGVVYAVFMSVGVLLVRVPAEVAEREVVRSAFGVSARNALRTPQFWCLWVVLCFNVTAGIGILEKASPMIRDFFADTSTPVAAGAAAGFVALLSLANMVGRIAWSSTSDLVGRKNVYRLYLGAGAVTYLVLALAGDASKPLFVVCAMLILSFYGGGFATVPAYLKDLFGTYQVGAIHGRLLTAWSLAGVLGPLIVNAIADGQKAAGKTGPDLYTASLFIMMALLVVGFVANELVRPVAAEYHEPEVEAVR from the coding sequence GTGGGTTTCCTGGACCGCTCTCGCACGATCGCCCCACCGGGGTGGAACCGCTGGTTGATCCCGCCCGCCGCGCTGTCGGTGCACCTGGCCATCGGCCAGGCGTACGCGTGGAGCGTGTTCAAGCCGCCGTTGGAGGGGGCGCTGGACCTCACGGGGACGCAGAGCGCCCTGCCGTTCCAACTGGGGATCGTGATGTTGGGGTTGTCGGCGGCGTTCGGCGGCACGCTGGTCGAGCGCAACGGGCCGCGGTGGGCCATGTTCGTGTCCGCCACCTGCTTCTCGTCGGGGTTCCTCATCTCGGCGCTGGGCGCGTGGACGCAGCAGTACTGGCTGGTGGTCGTGGGGTACGGGTTCGTCGGCGGCATCGGGTTGGGCATCGGGTACATCTCGCCGGTGTCCACGCTGATCAAGTGGTTCCCGGACCGGCCGGGCATGGCCACCGGCATCGCGATCATGGGCTTCGGCGGTGGCGCGCTGATCGCCTCACCGTGGTCGGCGCAGATGCTGGAGTCGTTCGGGCGGGACAGCGGCGGCATCGCGCGGACGTTCCTGGTGCACGGCGTCGTCTACGCGGTGTTCATGTCGGTGGGAGTGCTGCTGGTCCGGGTGCCCGCGGAGGTCGCGGAGCGGGAGGTGGTGCGTTCGGCGTTCGGCGTGTCGGCCCGCAACGCGCTGCGGACGCCGCAGTTCTGGTGCCTGTGGGTGGTGCTGTGCTTCAACGTCACGGCCGGCATCGGCATCCTGGAGAAGGCGTCGCCGATGATCCGCGACTTCTTCGCCGACACGTCCACGCCGGTGGCGGCGGGCGCGGCGGCCGGGTTCGTGGCACTGCTGTCGCTGGCGAACATGGTCGGCCGGATCGCCTGGTCGTCCACTTCGGACCTGGTGGGCCGCAAGAACGTCTACCGGTTGTACCTGGGCGCCGGCGCGGTGACGTACCTGGTGCTGGCGCTGGCGGGTGACGCGTCGAAGCCGTTGTTCGTGGTGTGCGCCATGCTGATCCTGTCGTTCTACGGCGGCGGTTTCGCGACGGTCCCGGCGTACTTGAAGGACCTGTTCGGCACGTACCAGGTGGGCGCGATCCACGGCCGGCTGCTGACCGCGTGGTCCCTGGCGGGCGTGCTCGGGCCGTTGATCGTGAACGCGATCGCCGACGGGCAGAAGGCGGCCGGGAAGACCGGGCCCGACCTCTACACGGCGTCGCTGTTCATCATGATGGCGTTGCTGGTGGTCGGGTTCGTGGCCAACGAGCTCGTGCGGCCGGTCGCGGCCGAGTACCACGAGCCGGAAGTGGAGGCGGTCCGGTGA